The DNA sequence atgaagaaagTTTGTTCCCCGATTATGCATTGAAAATCCATTGTATACAGTTTAAGAACAAAACAATCAGTGTTGTACATAAAGAAAGACCTTTTTAGCATATATTGAGAAGTATGATTCAGAGATACAGCAAGGTAGTACAATGGGGATTTCATTGAGTCGAAAGGTGTATTACTATTATTCAtccaaagaaaaagataattcaatataagcttctttttttttttaagtgaatggAACTTTATTTATACGTATAAGAAAGGTTTATTACTATTATGCAACACTTtggttttttattattgaaagcAACACGTTCTTATTCTATTCAAATTTGATGCTCACAAGTTATAAATCAATGATATGGAAGACAGAGTCATGCAACTCCGGTAGCACACACTATCTTTGTTATGTCAATGAGATTTGGTCAACGGAACGACATTAATATCCCATCAAACCCTGCAAGAATATTCTAATATCAAACCACCAATTCTGACCAATGGCAATGAAATAAATCAGTTTAATTAAGATTGCGCGTTCCATCTAAACTTCTTCCGACTAATGAAATAAATACgaaacaaaatattcaaaccACTACAACACACTTGTTCTCCAGAAAAAAGTGTTTGCATTAAACCCTTTTGCAGCCATAATCTCTATTAATCCATTATCCATCCTTCAATGAATCTCTTTCCTATGATCACAACAACAATCTTCACTTTGATTATGTTATGTAGCATGTCAGTGGTGGTTCATGTTCAGGGAAAGCAACCTTACGTTGGTTTGGCCACAACAGCATGTGGCCAAACGGGAAATTCAAACTCTATGCGTGGCTACACTTGCAATGGCGTGAATCCTAGTTGCCAAGCTTACCTCACCTTCAGGGCTCAACCCCTTTACAACACTGTTCCCTCAATATCTGCTTTGTTGGGTTCAGACTCATCTCAACTTTCTGTGGCAAATTCTGTTTCTGAGGATGGAACCTTTGAAACAAACAAGTTAGTGATTGTTCCAATCAATTGCTCTTGTTCAGGTAACAACAACAACCAGTATTATCAGTTCAACACATCCTACGAGGTTGAAAGAGGGGACTCGTATTTTGTGATCGCTAACAACACTTTTGAAGGCCTTTCAACATGTCAAGCATTGCAGGACCAAAACAACATTCCCGAAGGAGACTTAATGCCGGGAAATGAACTCATTGTTCCTCTTCGATGCGCTTGTCCCTCGAAGAATCAAACTGAGCAAGGTGTCAAGTACTTGTTGAGTTACCTTGTGGCTTCTAATCACATTGTTTGGCTCATTGGTGAAAGATTTGGTGTCAGCAGTGAGACAATTGTTGAAGCTAATACTCTTTCTTCTCAACAACCAATAATTCATCCTTTTACCACACTTCTTGTACCTCTTCAAGACGAGCCCTCGAGTAATCAAACTTCTGAGCCATCTCCACCACCATCAACACCTCCACCTCCGCCTCTATCTTCTTCTAGTGGAAGATCAAGCAAAACATGGGTGTATGCAGTGGTAGGAGTTGTTGGAGCTATTGCATTAATATCATCAGTCCTTTGTGCCATCGTTTTCAGGACGCGTTATCTCAAGGGTGGTAATAAAAGGAAAGATGATTCTTTGATTGTGTCTGATAGTTTTGTGGCTGTGGCTATTGAGAAACCACAAGAGAAGaagttggaagaagaagaatctgaaAATTTGGCAGAGATCATATCTGGCATAAGTGAATCATTTAAGGTGTACAGATATGAGGAACTGCAAAGTGCAACGAATGGTTTTAGTCCTAGCTGCTGCATCAAAGGGTCGGTTTATCGCGGTTTCATCAATGGGGATTTGGCTGCAATAAAAAAGATAGATGGTGATGTGTCAAAGGAGATAGAGCTTTTGAGCAAAGTGAACCATTCAAATGTTATACGTCTTTCTGGGGTTTGTTTTAACGGGGGCTATTGGTATCTTGTTTATGAGTATGCTGCTAACGGATACTTGAGTGATTGGATCAACATCAAGGGAAAGTTTCTGAGTTGGACACAAAGAATTCAAATTGCATTGGATGTTGCTACAGGACTTGACTATCTTCATAGTTTCACTTCTCCTCCTCATGTACACAAGGATCTGAAGAGTGGTAACATTCTTCTGGATAGTGATTTCAGGGCAAAGATTTCAAACTTTAGGCTTGCAAGGTCAGTGGAAAGAGAGGGTAGTGAGGGTGATCAATATGTGATGACAAGGCATATTGTTGGGACAAGAGGATACATGGCTCCAGAGTATTTGGAAAATGGTCTTGTGTCTACAAAGCTTGATGTCTACGCATTTGGGGTTTTAATGTTGGAAATGCTCACTGGAAAAGATGTTGCTGATGTTTATGCAGAAGGAAATATTGCGAATTTGTTTGATGTTTTAAGCGCGGTGCTTGACGAGGAAGGTGAACATTTGAGATTGAGTGAGTTCATGGATCCCTCTTTGAAAGGAAATTATCCAATGGAACTTGCTGTGTTTGTGGCTAGAATGATAGAAACTTGCATAAAGAAAGATCCAGCAAGTCGACCTGACATGCACGAGATTGTGTCATCTTTGTCCAAAGCCTTGGATTCTTCATTGAGATGGGAAACGTCTATGGAAAGGAAGTTTAGATTCTACAAAGGGTTCCTCAATTAGTCAATAAGCTGTTTTGTTAATCACTTCCctatattttctctcttctgTTTGTAAATGTTGCTGTGTATTGTAGGATAGAAAGATGgatgaataataatttatttgatcttTAATTTTTCCCGAACTTGTCTTCCTGAAGGTATTTGAAATAACACAAAGTCAACTAGAGGCATGTTCGTGAGAAGTTCTGTCAGTGTCATTATTCAACAGTTTCATTATTTGGGTATATAACTCTCTATCtcacttatttttcattattgttatctatacatcttaaaaatattcttttaaaattaaaggagtCAACAAAAATCTTgatctatgaaaaaaaaattgactattCCGAAATCAGCCAGCTCCATATGATTCTTGTAAACAACACAATCACGCATCAGTATGCTTTGATTGAATATGATATCAAGTATCACGTGTTGCAAGCATCAAATTATCAATATTGATATTCTCTTTCCCCCTTTTCCAGCGTTACAATTATTCACAAGATACATTTATCTTTGAAAGATACTAATGAAATGTGTCCTTTATtctgcaatttttttaatacaaatggACCAAGGTAAGTGTCAACCAATTATTACATGTCACCACTTACTTTATTTagtataaaataacaaattgcAATATCAGTTATGACATTGAACTTTCAATCAGTCAGGTTCTTTacaaaactaacatttttatttgtgtaattaaatgtttttgtgCCAATAAACATGCTATACATAtctatttgtaattaaataatagtataaaaactATTTACACTAAAAGGAACCATTTtcgcaaaaaataaaaacaaaaaaattggaatAAGCAGCTCATTTAGTTTCAGCTATTCCCAGTCTAATGCCTTGTATCCAATCGCAGGTTAATCCTCGGTGGTCAGCAACAATGAGAAAATAATaggatttataaaaaaataatgaaaagggGCTTGCACAATTTGCTAAATAGTAAgttcaaaatttgttttctggCAAGAAATAGGTCAATAGGACAATAACTTACTTATTCCTCAAGTCATTATTCTTCTGAAACTAGCTCATATTCAAGAAAATACATATATCCATATCAAcgataaattttgttttctaacaaattcaacatacctACAAGCACAACTTCGAGTACATTACAAAACTTGATTTATTCAGCAGCAGAATATCATGCATACTTATTCCTCACATAAAATTTCTTCTACTGTTGAAACCGAAATCTTAGTAGTCATACacaataaattaatcattaaaacaATGAATAATGGTTGTATACGAGAGCCGATCCAATTTGTGAGCTAGCAGTGAAGTTGATGGAATTAAGTGCATCTTGACCACCCCACAGAAACAGCATTAAACCTGCAAGAAGCTTGCATACTTTGCACCTAAGAAAAGCCGCTGGATGCAGAGCAGTGCATTTTTAGTAACTTCAACATTTTCATGATTCATTAGTTTCATAACTCGTTCTTTTGCCTTGAGGTCTGACACAATGATCCGTCCAGCAGAATGATGCTGGATAAACTGTGAAAGGTCATAGCAAGCAACAGCCAGAGTCCTTGGATCACTGGACGTGTCCAAAATTGTTAGTAGGACCCTTAGAATCTGCAACAGATGAAAATAGTATCAATAAATAATAGATGAATGTTTGAGATAAGATAGAGTACACAACAAGATTACACACTATCATcattatcttcttctttttttgcatTACAACAAATGGCACTTGATATAGCATAATCATCTGTTCTTGCTATAAAAATGCCTCTAATCACTATTGATGGCAAAGAAAAATTCGCATTTTGTATTAAGTATCTTATTGGATGGGATCCACAAGCACCCTaggaacaaaatattttaaaatccatATACTGTGTTTCTGATCAAAATCAGCACAGTACAATGTGTATTTACTACTTTTAGATGAATATCAAATCTACTTTAAAAACACCTCATGTTGTCTTTTCTCTTCTTCAGGACAAGAATATTTATCTAACACATTAAAGCAACAATACCACTGAACAGAACCAATCAATTCTTTTGCATATCTGCAGATGTTCTTCAAAAGTTAATAGAATTTATAAaatggaaatattttttataaaatgtaaatttagtGAAATTAAACAGTAAATGGACAACTTTACATTTTATGGATCTGTTGTGAT is a window from the Glycine max cultivar Williams 82 chromosome 2, Glycine_max_v4.0, whole genome shotgun sequence genome containing:
- the LOC100806077 gene encoding lysM domain receptor-like kinase 4; amino-acid sequence: MNLFPMITTTIFTLIMLCSMSVVVHVQGKQPYVGLATTACGQTGNSNSMRGYTCNGVNPSCQAYLTFRAQPLYNTVPSISALLGSDSSQLSVANSVSEDGTFETNKLVIVPINCSCSGNNNNQYYQFNTSYEVERGDSYFVIANNTFEGLSTCQALQDQNNIPEGDLMPGNELIVPLRCACPSKNQTEQGVKYLLSYLVASNHIVWLIGERFGVSSETIVEANTLSSQQPIIHPFTTLLVPLQDEPSSNQTSEPSPPPSTPPPPPLSSSSGRSSKTWVYAVVGVVGAIALISSVLCAIVFRTRYLKGGNKRKDDSLIVSDSFVAVAIEKPQEKKLEEEESENLAEIISGISESFKVYRYEELQSATNGFSPSCCIKGSVYRGFINGDLAAIKKIDGDVSKEIELLSKVNHSNVIRLSGVCFNGGYWYLVYEYAANGYLSDWINIKGKFLSWTQRIQIALDVATGLDYLHSFTSPPHVHKDLKSGNILLDSDFRAKISNFRLARSVEREGSEGDQYVMTRHIVGTRGYMAPEYLENGLVSTKLDVYAFGVLMLEMLTGKDVADVYAEGNIANLFDVLSAVLDEEGEHLRLSEFMDPSLKGNYPMELAVFVARMIETCIKKDPASRPDMHEIVSSLSKALDSSLRWETSMERKFRFYKGFLN